A window of the Arachis duranensis cultivar V14167 chromosome 5, aradu.V14167.gnm2.J7QH, whole genome shotgun sequence genome harbors these coding sequences:
- the LOC107487586 gene encoding protein LOL1, which yields MPPVPLAPYPTPSVPYTTPPSNGAQSQLVCSGCRNLLMYPVGATSVCCAVCNAVTAVPPPGTEMAQLICGGCHTLLMYIRGATSVQCSCCHTVNLALEANQVAHVNCGNCRMLLMYQYGARSVKCAVCSFVTSVGDSSTSTTEQKFST from the exons ATGCCACCAGTTCCACTTGCTCCCTACCCAACACCATCGGTTCCATATACTACGCCTCCATCAAATG GTGCACAGAGTCAACTTGTGTGTTCCGGTTGCAGAAACCTACTGATGTATCCAGTTGGAGCCACGTCAGTGTGTTGTGCAGTTTGCAATGCAGTGACAGCAGTGCCACCACCTG GCACAGAAATGGCCCAGTTAATTTGTGGAGGATGTCACACTTTACTGATGTACATCCGCGGAGCGACAAGTGTACAATGCTCTTGTTGCCACACCGTCAATCTAGCACTGGAAG CAAATCAAGTGGCGCATGTTAATTGTGGCAACTGTAGGATGTTGCTGATGTACCAATATGGAGCAAGATCCGTGAAATGTGCGGTCTGCAGTTTTGTAACCTCTGTTGGG GACTCATCAACAAGCACCACAGAGCAGAAATTCAGCACTTGA